From Alteromonas australica, one genomic window encodes:
- a CDS encoding GH1 family beta-glucosidase, whose product MDILAEAGSPFAQRDFTIGVATSSFQIEGDADNRELSIWDTFCNKPGKIADASHGLVACDHVNRIEEDLSIINALNVDAYRFSVSWPRIIRQDGSVNQQGLDFYGKILDTLARNNIKAYVTLYHWDLPQYLEDTGGWLNRKTADAFANYVDVVTKAFGDRVFSYATLNEPFCSAYLGYEIGVHAPGLVGKEYGKKAIHHLLLAHGKAMPIIRKNAPKAEAGIVLNFTPFYSNSSSEEDIRATKLAHDHHNDWYIKPLIHGEYPSLIEQIPLAHRPDIKDGDMDIIAAPLDYLGVNYYTRAKVKDDGTSDPCQLPPPEGSETTAMGWEVYPQGLTDLLVQLHTDYTLPPLLITENGLASDDFLNDEGEVNDTQRIRYLATHLQAVANAMEAGVNITGYFVWSLLDNFEWALGYEKRFGIVYVDYSTQKRTLKASAKKLQNLLMQRKEML is encoded by the coding sequence ATGGATATATTGGCCGAAGCAGGTTCTCCATTCGCGCAACGTGATTTTACGATTGGCGTGGCCACGTCGTCGTTTCAGATTGAAGGTGATGCAGATAACAGAGAGTTAAGCATCTGGGACACTTTCTGTAACAAGCCCGGTAAAATTGCAGATGCCAGTCATGGCCTTGTGGCCTGTGACCACGTTAACCGCATAGAAGAAGACCTCTCTATCATTAACGCCTTAAATGTTGATGCCTATCGTTTTTCAGTGAGTTGGCCGCGGATAATAAGACAAGATGGTAGCGTTAATCAGCAAGGCTTAGATTTTTACGGCAAAATTCTAGATACCCTTGCACGCAACAATATTAAGGCCTACGTCACTTTGTATCACTGGGATTTGCCTCAGTATTTAGAAGATACCGGCGGGTGGCTGAATAGAAAGACAGCCGACGCATTTGCCAATTATGTCGATGTCGTCACAAAAGCCTTTGGTGACAGGGTTTTTTCCTACGCGACATTAAACGAACCTTTTTGCAGCGCCTATTTAGGTTATGAAATTGGTGTGCACGCGCCAGGCTTGGTGGGTAAGGAATATGGCAAAAAAGCCATTCATCACCTATTGTTAGCCCATGGCAAAGCCATGCCTATTATCCGAAAAAATGCGCCTAAGGCAGAAGCGGGGATAGTGCTGAATTTTACCCCGTTTTATTCTAATTCATCCAGCGAAGAGGATATACGTGCCACGAAACTGGCTCACGATCACCATAACGACTGGTATATAAAGCCGCTTATTCATGGTGAGTATCCCTCACTTATCGAGCAAATACCGCTGGCACATCGTCCGGATATTAAAGACGGCGACATGGATATTATTGCGGCTCCTTTAGACTATTTAGGGGTGAATTATTACACGCGGGCTAAAGTGAAAGATGATGGCACTAGCGATCCGTGTCAGCTCCCCCCTCCTGAAGGCAGTGAAACCACGGCAATGGGGTGGGAGGTTTATCCACAAGGTTTAACGGATTTACTTGTACAACTGCATACTGATTACACCTTACCGCCGTTGCTCATTACAGAAAATGGCCTCGCAAGTGACGATTTTCTTAACGACGAAGGTGAAGTTAACGATACGCAGCGTATTCGATATTTGGCCACGCACTTACAGGCGGTGGCCAATGCGATGGAAGCTGGGGTGAATATTACGGGGTATTTTGTGTGGAGCCTGCTAGACAACTTTGAATGGGCTTTAGGGTATGAAAAGCGATTTGGCATAGTCTATGTGGATTACAGTACCCAAAAGCGCACGCTAAAAGCGAGTGCAAAGAAATTACAAAATCTGCTCATGCAACGTAAAGAGATGCTTTAA
- a CDS encoding TonB-dependent receptor, with translation MKNTTFKKTQLATSMALLMGSSLALPTYAQEADAELQPEGEVEVIQVSGIRGSMIRSMDLKRSSSGVVDAISAEELGKFPDTNLAEALQRITGVTISRSNGEGSQITVRGFGPEFNLVTLNGRQMPGTGFTRSFNLENLSSEGVNTLELHKTARAENPSGGLGATVNIITMKPLARPGQQASFSAKGIYDTSNVEGDDVTPEIAGVYSNTFADDRFGFGVSFSHQERDFQQQSANIQGWVLQENAELPDLDAANVIDNRTNITDAAFFPKDMNYSINDVQRERSNGQVTFQFRPVDNFTATLDYTATRAITGTNTVGWGIWNNFGSNINAYELDENGTAVYADISGDDASFTASRNTTRVDARSLGVNLDWELNDDWHFTLDYHDSYNETDNGYDEGLGSSGQIILGSDQLSSKVYDFREGEIPQVYVNWNNGTNEILPSEIDSNFSQFIYSPGRSDIEQLQLDGTWFNSAFDIPLVKVDFGVARTEQALTGFTAWSGLRGGPGFNPSFTEIFPDSMFVRHDTDGFLDAFDGGGADMNPGYYYTFDFDEAIARQLAYLTADVVGESNVYSTDPYFSGDPSVSNVEEVTNAVYVQTEWDFDYKGYYIQVNAGVRYEETEVPSAAEVRVPTQVNWVSASEWVTDFEDDLQLLDFTGEYSIALPMFDVKVDLTDDIVARFSWGKSITRAPIGLLQGGLSFSGSPKIGARTASAGNTSLLPYLSDNLDLSFEWYYDEASYASLGLFRKSVKNYISYTSVQETYEGLHDIYQGPRWNEAVSALEADGVQATDSAIYDYFVQNGYADENGVVSPTSDDPLIEWRVTQPRNLSDKRTVEGLEIAVQHTFGDTGFGVGANATIVDGDVNYDPYDLTAEQNPIVGISDSANFQVFYEKNGLSVKVTYAWRDQYLVGMGQAQGSEDNPATQFDTYGQVDASVNYDVNENLTVFLEGVNINDETERGFGRFEEQFLFARQYGPRYTFGARYTF, from the coding sequence ATGAAAAATACAACCTTTAAAAAGACCCAACTTGCCACCTCAATGGCTTTGTTGATGGGCTCATCATTAGCACTTCCAACTTACGCGCAAGAAGCCGATGCAGAATTACAGCCTGAAGGCGAAGTAGAAGTGATTCAGGTCAGTGGTATTCGCGGCAGCATGATTCGTTCAATGGATTTAAAGCGCAGCTCTAGCGGTGTGGTTGATGCCATATCGGCCGAAGAGTTGGGTAAATTTCCTGACACCAACCTTGCCGAAGCGCTACAACGTATTACCGGTGTGACCATTAGCCGTTCAAACGGTGAAGGTAGCCAAATTACAGTGCGTGGTTTTGGGCCAGAGTTTAACTTGGTTACTCTGAACGGTCGTCAAATGCCTGGCACAGGTTTCACCCGTTCTTTTAATCTGGAAAACCTCTCTTCAGAGGGGGTTAATACCCTTGAATTACACAAAACGGCTCGAGCTGAAAACCCAAGTGGTGGTTTAGGCGCAACAGTTAACATTATCACCATGAAGCCGTTAGCGCGTCCGGGTCAACAGGCATCTTTCTCAGCAAAAGGGATTTACGACACATCCAATGTTGAAGGCGATGATGTAACCCCTGAAATAGCCGGTGTTTATAGCAACACCTTTGCCGATGACCGATTTGGCTTTGGCGTGTCATTTTCTCACCAGGAACGCGACTTCCAGCAACAATCTGCCAACATTCAAGGGTGGGTATTACAGGAAAATGCAGAACTGCCTGATTTAGATGCCGCCAATGTAATCGACAATCGCACAAATATTACTGACGCTGCCTTTTTTCCAAAAGACATGAACTACAGTATCAATGATGTTCAACGTGAGCGTTCAAACGGACAAGTTACCTTTCAATTCCGCCCTGTAGACAACTTCACGGCCACCCTGGATTACACAGCTACGCGTGCCATTACCGGCACTAACACAGTAGGTTGGGGTATTTGGAACAACTTTGGTTCTAACATCAATGCTTATGAGCTAGATGAAAATGGCACTGCGGTTTACGCCGACATCAGTGGGGATGACGCCTCATTTACTGCTAGCCGCAATACCACCCGCGTGGATGCCCGCTCTCTAGGTGTAAACTTAGATTGGGAATTGAATGATGACTGGCATTTCACCCTTGATTACCACGATTCTTATAACGAGACTGACAATGGCTACGATGAAGGCCTAGGCTCTTCAGGTCAAATTATCTTAGGTTCAGACCAACTTAGTTCAAAGGTTTATGATTTCAGGGAAGGTGAAATTCCTCAAGTATACGTAAACTGGAATAACGGAACCAATGAAATCCTTCCTAGCGAGATAGACTCAAACTTCAGTCAGTTTATTTATTCACCGGGCCGTTCTGATATAGAGCAGCTTCAATTGGATGGAACCTGGTTTAACTCTGCCTTTGATATCCCGCTTGTGAAAGTTGACTTTGGTGTAGCGCGCACCGAGCAAGCACTTACTGGCTTCACTGCATGGAGTGGATTACGTGGTGGCCCAGGTTTTAATCCGTCTTTTACTGAAATTTTTCCTGACAGTATGTTTGTACGTCACGACACCGATGGCTTCTTAGATGCCTTTGACGGTGGCGGTGCCGACATGAACCCAGGCTACTACTATACCTTTGATTTTGATGAAGCCATTGCGCGTCAATTGGCCTATTTAACTGCAGATGTTGTGGGTGAAAGTAACGTTTACTCTACCGACCCTTACTTTAGTGGCGACCCTTCTGTCAGTAATGTTGAGGAAGTGACCAATGCAGTTTATGTTCAAACTGAATGGGATTTCGACTACAAAGGCTATTACATTCAAGTGAATGCCGGTGTTCGCTACGAAGAAACGGAAGTGCCTAGTGCCGCCGAAGTACGTGTACCTACGCAAGTTAATTGGGTATCAGCCTCTGAGTGGGTTACCGATTTCGAAGATGACCTTCAGCTACTAGACTTTACCGGTGAGTACAGCATTGCGTTGCCGATGTTCGACGTAAAAGTTGACTTGACCGACGACATTGTAGCTCGCTTCTCGTGGGGTAAGTCGATAACCCGTGCCCCTATTGGCCTGTTACAAGGCGGTTTGTCGTTTAGCGGCAGTCCGAAAATTGGCGCTCGTACAGCCTCTGCCGGCAACACTAGTCTCCTGCCTTACTTATCAGACAACTTAGACTTGTCATTTGAGTGGTACTACGACGAAGCAAGCTATGCGTCACTGGGCTTATTTAGAAAATCAGTGAAGAACTACATCTCCTACACGTCAGTGCAGGAAACCTACGAAGGGCTTCACGATATTTATCAAGGTCCACGTTGGAACGAAGCAGTCTCGGCTTTAGAAGCTGATGGGGTTCAGGCAACTGACTCTGCCATTTACGATTATTTTGTACAAAATGGTTATGCTGATGAAAATGGTGTGGTGTCCCCTACTTCTGACGATCCTCTGATTGAATGGCGAGTCACGCAGCCTCGTAACCTTAGCGACAAGCGCACGGTTGAAGGCTTAGAAATTGCGGTTCAACATACTTTTGGTGATACCGGGTTTGGTGTCGGCGCAAACGCCACTATCGTTGATGGCGACGTAAACTACGACCCATACGATTTAACTGCAGAGCAAAATCCGATTGTGGGTATTAGTGATTCAGCCAACTTCCAGGTGTTTTATGAGAAGAATGGTTTGTCGGTAAAAGTCACTTATGCATGGCGTGACCAATACCTAGTAGGTATGGGCCAAGCCCAAGGCTCGGAAGACAACCCTGCTACTCAATTTGATACCTACGGACAAGTAGACGCCAGCGTGAACTACGACGTTAATGAGAACTTAACCGTCTTCCTTGAAGGGGTGAACATTAACGATGAAACCGAACGTGGCTTTGGCCGCTTTGAAGAGCAATTCTTATTTGCTCGTCAATATGGTCCACGTTATACATTTGGTGCGCGTTACACGTTCTAA
- a CDS encoding glycoside hydrolase family 16 protein, which yields MTKKATQLTRIAAALSVTTLFGCGGGATTSTDIDSVDVSAPVSDWQLVWSDEFDDTGIDDNKWTHEVNCDGGGNNEAQCYTDSEENAFVSDGVLNIVALPAEEGAAKPYTSARLITQYKADFKYGRFEIRAKLPEGQGSWPAFWMMPTDSVYGGWPRSGEIDIMEAVNLKAADADGNPEAHIYGTLHYGQEWPNNDSSGQAYSLPDGSNPADDFHTYAIEWQEGEIRWYMDDYLYATQRRSEVRYNSNGEATGLSHRGWYTEYFEQGTGELVTHWDNAPYDQEFYMILNLAVGGSWPEAVNETGIDPEAFTNGQSFEIDYVRVYECGSDPETGAGCETIRPGYDSLDDALVEGAAPIPSAPSTGVAVNLTIFDGTTNPDWPAWDCCGGTTPAIVEDSEEGDVYEFSIGAEPTVMGFISRELFITDPEGEASPFDASPMEENGSVKFDLKMVSSPADASAAWLFKIESGEGTTAVELPLMDGYVGPNADAGATPEQGVWESYEFPLSALAEAGLDTSAIDVIMVFPAWGAGEGAVYRMTNIEISQESAYPELVIFEDEMNADWPMWDCCGGSTPTEEIDNEEHGVTAEFRIGAEPTVMGFITRPVSGGGDTPFDASALADGGLLQFDMRVVSMPNDASAAWLFKVESNDASSAVELSLSDSVEGQSPVAGEWQTYTFPIADLQAAGLDISAIDVLMVFPAWGSGEGAVYRLDNVKLYHPDGDATAAEGLTVFADTAADQWSIWDCCGGSTPTEEVDDADHGTVAEFRIGATPTVMGFLADDDVYFDASALLSTGAVSFDLKVSAMPNDTSAPWLFKIESGDAATAVELGLADSLEGVDPVLGEWQTYTFPLQTLYDAGLDISAIDVIMVFPAWGAGEGAVYRMDNVEIAAQ from the coding sequence ATGACTAAAAAAGCAACTCAACTTACGCGGATAGCAGCCGCGTTATCAGTCACTACCCTATTTGGCTGCGGTGGCGGTGCCACCACCTCAACTGACATCGACAGTGTTGACGTTTCTGCACCTGTCAGTGACTGGCAACTTGTATGGAGCGATGAATTCGACGATACGGGTATTGACGACAACAAATGGACTCATGAAGTTAACTGCGATGGTGGCGGTAACAATGAAGCCCAATGTTATACCGATAGTGAAGAAAATGCGTTCGTTAGTGACGGTGTACTGAATATTGTCGCTTTGCCTGCAGAAGAAGGGGCGGCAAAGCCTTACACGTCGGCACGCCTGATTACCCAATATAAAGCAGATTTTAAATATGGCCGCTTTGAAATACGCGCCAAGTTGCCTGAGGGTCAAGGCAGTTGGCCAGCATTTTGGATGATGCCAACTGATAGCGTATACGGTGGTTGGCCGCGTTCTGGCGAAATCGACATTATGGAAGCAGTGAACTTGAAAGCTGCAGATGCTGACGGTAATCCTGAAGCGCATATTTATGGAACGCTACACTATGGTCAAGAATGGCCAAACAACGACAGTTCTGGCCAAGCCTACTCGCTACCTGATGGGTCGAATCCAGCAGACGATTTCCACACTTACGCCATCGAGTGGCAAGAAGGTGAAATTCGTTGGTATATGGACGATTACCTTTATGCTACCCAACGTCGTTCTGAAGTAAGATATAACAGCAACGGTGAAGCCACAGGCTTATCACATCGTGGTTGGTACACTGAATATTTTGAACAGGGTACCGGAGAATTGGTTACTCACTGGGACAATGCCCCATACGACCAAGAATTCTACATGATCTTAAACCTCGCGGTAGGCGGTAGCTGGCCTGAAGCAGTCAATGAAACAGGCATCGATCCCGAAGCGTTCACGAATGGACAGAGCTTCGAAATTGACTATGTTCGTGTGTACGAATGTGGTTCAGACCCTGAAACGGGCGCGGGCTGTGAAACCATTCGTCCTGGATACGACTCGCTGGACGACGCATTAGTAGAAGGTGCAGCCCCCATTCCTTCGGCGCCTTCAACAGGCGTTGCGGTCAATCTAACCATTTTCGATGGTACAACAAACCCTGACTGGCCTGCATGGGACTGCTGCGGTGGTACCACACCCGCCATTGTTGAAGACAGCGAAGAAGGCGACGTTTACGAATTTAGTATTGGTGCTGAACCTACCGTAATGGGCTTTATCAGCCGCGAACTTTTCATTACCGATCCAGAAGGCGAAGCCTCACCATTTGACGCCTCGCCAATGGAAGAAAACGGCAGCGTTAAGTTTGACTTAAAGATGGTTTCTTCACCCGCAGACGCATCGGCAGCATGGCTATTTAAAATAGAAAGTGGCGAAGGCACGACGGCGGTAGAACTGCCATTGATGGATGGCTATGTAGGGCCTAATGCAGACGCTGGCGCGACACCCGAACAAGGGGTGTGGGAATCCTATGAATTTCCTTTAAGCGCATTAGCCGAAGCTGGCCTAGATACCAGCGCTATCGACGTCATTATGGTATTCCCAGCCTGGGGCGCCGGTGAAGGTGCAGTATACCGCATGACTAACATCGAAATTTCTCAAGAATCAGCCTATCCAGAATTGGTGATTTTTGAAGATGAGATGAATGCTGATTGGCCAATGTGGGATTGCTGTGGTGGGTCTACCCCCACAGAAGAAATCGATAACGAAGAGCATGGTGTGACCGCTGAATTTCGTATTGGTGCTGAACCTACCGTAATGGGCTTTATTACTCGCCCAGTTTCAGGTGGCGGTGATACACCTTTCGACGCGTCGGCGTTAGCTGATGGTGGACTACTACAGTTCGATATGCGTGTGGTTAGCATGCCAAATGACGCCAGCGCCGCTTGGTTATTCAAAGTAGAGTCTAATGATGCTTCCAGTGCAGTAGAGCTGTCACTCTCGGATAGCGTTGAAGGGCAATCGCCTGTGGCAGGCGAATGGCAAACTTATACCTTCCCCATTGCTGACTTACAAGCCGCGGGCCTCGACATCAGTGCTATCGACGTACTTATGGTATTCCCTGCATGGGGTAGCGGTGAAGGTGCTGTTTATCGCCTTGATAACGTAAAACTTTATCACCCTGACGGTGACGCGACTGCGGCAGAAGGACTTACTGTGTTTGCAGACACCGCCGCTGACCAATGGTCTATCTGGGATTGCTGTGGCGGTTCAACCCCCACCGAAGAAGTTGATGATGCTGACCACGGTACTGTCGCCGAGTTTCGTATTGGCGCCACGCCGACGGTAATGGGCTTTTTGGCTGACGATGACGTGTACTTTGACGCGTCTGCCTTGTTGTCTACCGGTGCGGTTAGCTTTGACCTTAAAGTTAGCGCAATGCCAAACGACACTTCTGCCCCTTGGCTATTCAAAATTGAATCTGGCGATGCAGCTACCGCTGTGGAGTTAGGTTTAGCTGATAGCTTAGAGGGTGTAGACCCAGTCTTGGGCGAATGGCAGACCTATACCTTTCCGCTGCAAACCCTTTACGACGCAGGTTTAGATATCAGTGCTATCGACGTCATTATGGTGTTCCCAGCCTGGGGCGCGGGCGAAGGCGCAGTGTATCGTATGGACAATGTTGAAATAGCAGCGCAATAA
- a CDS encoding flavodoxin family protein, translated as MKKLLTLYSSARATGNTFQLVNTFVRVMPTEVCYLDNMHIEGYDYHYRNQNDDFNGLIEKMLEADIIIFASPVYWYAFTPAFKCFFDRFTDLITLAQQKHKGKKLREKAFYVFATSAHTTLPDSFITPLQQTLSYLGWQYRGLLHINCKTGFDPIVAQSLCERMAKSMVSKPKPSLLSQVGRFAQYMSYYK; from the coding sequence ATGAAAAAACTACTTACCCTATATTCGAGCGCACGCGCCACGGGAAATACCTTCCAGCTAGTTAATACCTTTGTTCGAGTGATGCCAACAGAAGTATGTTACTTAGATAATATGCATATCGAGGGTTATGACTATCATTACCGAAACCAAAACGATGATTTCAATGGGCTTATTGAAAAAATGCTAGAGGCAGACATCATTATTTTTGCTTCCCCTGTGTATTGGTATGCCTTTACCCCTGCGTTTAAATGTTTCTTTGACCGCTTTACCGATCTCATCACTTTGGCGCAACAAAAACACAAGGGAAAAAAATTACGCGAAAAAGCCTTTTACGTATTTGCTACCTCAGCACACACCACACTTCCCGACAGCTTTATCACTCCACTTCAGCAAACACTAAGCTATTTAGGTTGGCAGTACCGAGGGCTGCTGCACATAAATTGCAAAACGGGCTTTGACCCGATAGTTGCACAGTCACTGTGCGAAAGAATGGCGAAAAGTATGGTTAGCAAACCTAAGCCATCCTTGTTAAGTCAGGTAGGTCGTTTCGCACAATATATGTCTTACTATAAATGA
- a CDS encoding HugZ family pyridoxamine 5'-phosphate oxidase encodes MGMPEIALAAKQLARAQHSGVLGTHSTSMPGYPFGSVVPYYLTPEGDAVIYISDIALHTRNIKANDKVSLTIFDNEEDDSQANGRVTIMGNAMCVNESHIEAQYIRLFPQAKGYKQTHDFNFYVIKTERVRYIGGFGKIHWVDKAYWHQEKQEWHSNVDGMITHMNEDHVDAMSLILKHTLNVGVLAPKMCGVFPEGAHYTDGDNVWFVPFEDVCLSAKHVREQLVIQTKQAREALSPAIEN; translated from the coding sequence ATGGGCATGCCCGAAATTGCACTTGCTGCAAAACAATTAGCCAGAGCACAACACAGTGGCGTACTTGGCACGCACTCTACGTCGATGCCTGGTTATCCCTTTGGTTCTGTGGTGCCATACTACCTGACACCTGAAGGTGATGCGGTTATTTATATCAGTGACATTGCGCTGCATACGCGCAATATTAAAGCCAACGACAAAGTGAGCTTAACGATTTTCGACAACGAAGAAGACGACTCCCAAGCGAATGGGCGAGTCACTATTATGGGGAATGCAATGTGTGTCAATGAGTCACACATTGAAGCCCAGTACATTCGTCTTTTTCCGCAAGCCAAAGGGTATAAGCAAACCCATGACTTTAACTTTTATGTGATTAAAACAGAGCGGGTACGTTACATAGGCGGGTTTGGTAAAATCCATTGGGTAGATAAAGCCTACTGGCACCAAGAAAAACAGGAATGGCACAGTAATGTCGACGGCATGATCACCCATATGAACGAAGATCATGTGGATGCAATGTCACTCATATTAAAGCATACGCTGAATGTTGGCGTTCTTGCCCCTAAAATGTGTGGTGTGTTTCCTGAAGGCGCTCATTACACCGATGGCGACAACGTGTGGTTTGTGCCTTTCGAAGACGTGTGCTTGTCGGCCAAACACGTTCGCGAACAGCTAGTGATTCAAACTAAACAGGCACGTGAAGCTTTAAGCCCAGCGATAGAAAATTAA
- a CDS encoding ATP-binding cassette domain-containing protein, which yields MDNSITQTPENTVLQVIEVQVKRGERSLLNKVNFTVKAGEFIAIAGENGCGKSTLLSTICGGEGAFRALVSGKIYVHDTPLEHYSAQQLATMRAVMCQHQTSPFGFLVDEVLTLARHAMIEPSHIRRGCIATVSDALDLSHLLHRNIQTLSGGEQQRVYLAKALLQLVPSSLEDDLTGKLLLLDEPTSALDLRHQKLVMALLAKLSQHGLSIICISHDINLVTPYCTRMLVLANQGVIADGAPADVLDQRILKQCYQTDLHLIKHPEHGVFVTH from the coding sequence GTGGACAATAGCATTACTCAAACACCAGAAAATACGGTGTTACAGGTTATAGAGGTGCAGGTGAAACGGGGGGAACGTTCACTGCTCAACAAGGTTAATTTCACCGTAAAGGCCGGAGAATTTATTGCTATAGCCGGAGAAAATGGGTGTGGTAAATCCACACTGCTTAGCACTATATGCGGTGGAGAGGGGGCATTTCGCGCATTGGTGAGCGGTAAGATATATGTGCATGACACGCCATTAGAGCACTACAGCGCTCAACAGTTAGCAACAATGAGAGCGGTGATGTGTCAGCATCAAACCTCGCCTTTTGGTTTTTTAGTGGATGAAGTTTTAACCTTGGCGCGACACGCAATGATAGAACCAAGCCACATTCGTCGTGGGTGTATTGCGACTGTGTCTGATGCGCTTGATTTAAGCCACCTGTTGCACCGGAATATTCAAACGCTCTCAGGAGGAGAGCAGCAACGGGTGTATTTGGCCAAAGCCTTGCTACAACTTGTCCCCTCGTCACTAGAGGACGATTTAACTGGCAAGTTGCTTTTACTGGACGAACCCACATCGGCGCTAGACTTACGCCACCAGAAACTGGTGATGGCGTTATTGGCAAAATTAAGCCAACACGGCCTTAGCATCATATGTATTAGCCATGATATTAATCTTGTGACGCCCTATTGTACAAGAATGCTGGTGCTAGCTAATCAAGGTGTCATTGCTGATGGAGCGCCCGCGGATGTGCTTGACCAGCGGATTTTAAAGCAATGTTACCAAACTGATTTACACCTTATAAAACATCCTGAACATGGTGTTTTTGTTACTCATTAA
- a CDS encoding FecCD family ABC transporter permease yields the protein MAEVCTSLPSFMRSRQQKHKRGLWVFSFALLVSMYLSLTRGSLDIHTGRLLVDYMQGLLGDASGISNTTHWYVFTQLRLPRVIMTSLIGALLATAGCTMQGLVRNPLADPGLIGISGGAAAAAAVSMAVMPASAFSFIPPAMASLWVGVWAFFGALAAVLLVLKFSKSPQGVSVAALILAGVAINAFTGTIIGAVSYVASDDALRQISYWTMGSLAGANWNKAIIVSITCVAAFIGLFRMQNALNLLALGEGEAAYMGLDVKRYKKRMLWLVTFCVALATALCGIIGFVGLVVPHICRTLFGVNHRILLPASALVGALLLSAADTLSRSVFSPMEIPIGIVTSAIGAPFFLYLLWQQKGVFSGGQ from the coding sequence ATGGCTGAAGTGTGCACGTCACTGCCTAGCTTCATGAGATCCAGGCAACAAAAACACAAGCGTGGTCTATGGGTGTTCTCTTTTGCGCTCCTTGTCAGTATGTATCTGTCCTTGACCCGTGGAAGTTTAGATATTCATACGGGGCGTTTGCTTGTGGACTATATGCAAGGGCTTTTGGGCGACGCCTCTGGCATAAGTAACACCACTCACTGGTATGTATTTACCCAGCTGAGACTGCCTCGGGTCATTATGACGTCATTAATTGGTGCGTTGCTCGCAACGGCAGGTTGTACCATGCAGGGCTTAGTGCGAAATCCATTAGCCGACCCCGGCTTAATTGGTATTTCAGGGGGAGCGGCAGCGGCAGCTGCGGTAAGCATGGCTGTGATGCCGGCCAGTGCCTTTTCTTTTATCCCCCCTGCTATGGCGTCTCTCTGGGTAGGTGTTTGGGCGTTTTTTGGTGCCTTAGCTGCAGTGTTATTGGTTCTGAAATTTTCAAAAAGCCCGCAAGGCGTATCTGTGGCCGCGTTAATCTTAGCCGGCGTAGCGATTAATGCGTTTACCGGCACGATTATAGGAGCCGTCAGCTACGTCGCCAGTGATGACGCCTTACGTCAGATTTCGTATTGGACAATGGGGAGCTTGGCAGGTGCCAATTGGAACAAAGCCATCATCGTCAGTATTACCTGTGTGGCCGCCTTTATTGGGCTATTCAGAATGCAAAATGCACTTAATTTATTGGCCCTAGGTGAGGGCGAGGCTGCCTACATGGGATTAGATGTGAAACGGTATAAAAAGCGCATGTTATGGTTGGTGACATTTTGTGTGGCGCTGGCCACAGCGCTTTGCGGAATAATTGGTTTCGTCGGTTTAGTGGTTCCCCATATTTGTCGAACGCTATTTGGGGTAAACCATCGCATATTGCTTCCAGCGTCTGCGCTTGTTGGCGCACTCTTATTAAGTGCGGCTGATACATTGTCACGCAGCGTGTTTTCACCAATGGAAATACCAATTGGCATTGTGACTTCTGCCATTGGCGCCCCGTTCTTTTTGTATCTTTTGTGGCAGCAAAAAGGAGTATTCAGCGGTGGACAATAG
- the soxR gene encoding redox-sensitive transcriptional activator SoxR: MEQVLKVGELAKRSGVSISALHFYENKGLIKSSRSNGNQRIYPRAVLRRVAIIKVAQQLGMSLNEIREAIAVLPMNKTASKSDWQQLSQFWHRQLEARIEKLTKLRDDLSSCIGCGCLSMEACALRNPEDELASSGSGALLLE, encoded by the coding sequence ATGGAACAGGTATTAAAAGTAGGTGAACTAGCAAAGCGCAGTGGTGTGAGTATTTCAGCGCTTCATTTTTATGAGAATAAAGGCTTGATTAAAAGCTCCCGTAGTAATGGAAATCAACGAATATACCCTAGGGCGGTGTTACGCCGTGTGGCCATCATAAAAGTGGCGCAACAATTGGGTATGTCACTGAATGAGATAAGAGAAGCCATCGCGGTACTGCCTATGAACAAAACGGCCAGCAAATCAGATTGGCAACAATTGTCTCAGTTTTGGCACAGGCAACTTGAGGCACGTATTGAGAAGCTCACTAAACTTCGAGATGATCTTTCAAGTTGTATAGGGTGTGGCTGCTTATCAATGGAAGCTTGTGCGTTAAGGAACCCTGAGGACGAGCTCGCGTCAAGTGGCTCTGGAGCTCTATTGCTAGAATAG